The Chryseolinea soli genome contains a region encoding:
- a CDS encoding TetR/AcrR family transcriptional regulator, giving the protein MARSKDFDESEVLAKAVRLFWLKGYNGTSMQDLVDALGISRSSLYDTYVDKHTLYLKALEFYQNTGGSQVDDIVANTESAKEAIKQLLQLITGNLLKDKQHKGCFMVNAEVEVAPHDAKVKDIVCKNDKQVEEAFHRAIRKGQESGEISGKQDAKALTRFFLNTIKGIRVSAKSTTDKAFFNDIINTSLSVLD; this is encoded by the coding sequence ATGGCACGAAGTAAAGATTTTGATGAAAGCGAAGTATTGGCGAAGGCCGTGCGTCTTTTCTGGCTGAAAGGTTACAATGGCACTTCCATGCAGGACCTGGTGGATGCACTGGGCATAAGCCGGTCGAGCCTGTATGATACGTATGTCGATAAACACACTTTATACCTGAAGGCGCTGGAATTCTACCAGAATACCGGGGGTAGTCAGGTGGATGATATCGTCGCCAATACCGAATCGGCCAAAGAGGCCATCAAACAGCTTTTGCAATTGATCACCGGCAACCTGTTGAAAGACAAACAGCACAAGGGTTGTTTCATGGTCAATGCCGAAGTAGAGGTAGCGCCACACGATGCAAAAGTGAAAGATATTGTTTGCAAAAACGACAAACAGGTCGAAGAGGCTTTTCACCGCGCCATCCGCAAGGGACAGGAAAGCGGCGAGATCAGCGGTAAGCAGGATGCAAAAGCGCTTACCCGTTTTTTCCTGAACACCATCAAGGGCATACGCGTGTCGGCAAAGTCAACGACAGACAAGGCTTTTTTTAACGATATCATTAACACGTCACTGTCGGTGCTGGATTGA
- a CDS encoding sugar transferase: MYTHVVKPFFDHFCSFIILVVASPILLICIVMLLIANRGKIWFTQPRPGKNGRIFTVVKFKTMTDERDAHGHLLPDEKRLTAIGKFIRKTSLDELPQLFNVLKGDMSFVGPRPLLVEYLPLYSAEQARRHDVKPGITGWAQVNGRNTVSWPKKFAYDVWYVEHISLGLDLKILFLTVLKVFKAEGISSETSVTMEKFRGNQ; encoded by the coding sequence TTGTACACCCACGTAGTCAAACCTTTTTTCGATCACTTTTGCTCCTTCATCATCTTAGTAGTGGCCTCACCCATACTTTTGATTTGCATCGTCATGTTGCTCATCGCCAACCGCGGCAAGATCTGGTTCACGCAACCCCGTCCCGGCAAGAACGGCAGGATCTTCACCGTGGTGAAATTCAAAACCATGACCGACGAGCGCGACGCACACGGCCATTTGCTCCCCGATGAAAAGCGTCTCACGGCGATCGGGAAGTTCATCCGGAAAACTTCCCTCGACGAGTTGCCGCAGTTGTTCAACGTTTTGAAAGGCGATATGTCCTTTGTGGGACCCCGGCCGCTGCTGGTGGAATATTTGCCGCTGTACAGCGCCGAGCAGGCGCGCCGCCACGACGTGAAGCCTGGCATCACGGGGTGGGCGCAGGTGAATGGGCGCAATACGGTGTCGTGGCCCAAGAAGTTTGCCTATGATGTATGGTATGTGGAGCATATTTCGTTGGGATTAGATTTGAAAATCTTATTTTTAACGGTCCTCAAAGTGTTCAAGGCCGAAGGCATCAGTAGTGAGACATCTGTAACAATGGAAAAATTTCGTGGGAACCAATGA